The genomic interval GTCTATCCGTGAAAATTCCAGTGAAAACACATGCCTGAAAATCGCGGAGCGCAGATCTTTAGTCACTTTGGAGCTTGCGCCGGTGAAAAGGATGTTGGCGAAATTCTGAAAAAGCGCTCTTATAAAGGCGAGTAGTATTATCCCCGCGCCGCAAATAGCAGTGAATCTTGTATCGGATCTCCCAATGCCTGAATCGATGGCTTTTTGAGTCATCATTGGAATGTATAGTTCGGCTGTTATGCCTATTGCGACCAGAAGAAAGGCGGGGATCATGACCGGTATGTAAGGTTTGAAAAAAGAGTGAACCGATGTATGAGTAGTTATTTTCATAAAAATCAAGTGATTCTATCAGGCAATCAGACAGAAGGTCAATTTTGAGAAGAAAGAATGTTTTGGATAGATCGGTTTATTTGATTTGAGTTCGTTATTAAAAAGTGTTTAAATGGCAATGTTCTATTTTGCGTTACAGGACAACCTCCGATTTTGAAAGAGATCGTAATTATGAAGGAACCTGAAGAAGATTGTAATTGCCAGGCTGGAGAACGTTTTTGAATGCGATCAACAATCCTTTAGACAATCCTCTTTTTTCTCCGGTTGTCATAAGATTATTTTTCGTTTTTGTATTTACTTTTCCTCTTGTAATCGTTTTCAATCTTCACAATATAAAAGGTATTTTTGCCAGCAATATCTGGAAAAGATATTACGCATTTTTTTTCATCGCGCCGTTATATCTTGCCGCGATTTTTATTTCCGGAGTGTTTTCACTGATTTTTCTATTTATTGTAATGTATTTGTCCCTGTGTGAATTCAGAAAAATGTCCGGAATACCTATATATTATCACATCGTTTCGGTCATTCTCGCCGGTTTGACAACAATTATAGCCTTCCGGCTGGAGCCGTATTTCTATTCGCTTCCCGTAATATATTTCACTGTGCTGTCTTTCATACCAGTCTGTATGAACGAAGGAAAAGACGCGTTTAAAAATGTTTCATACGCTCTTTTCGCAAATATCTGGATCAATTTTTCTCTCTCCCATTTTATTCTTACCGGCTATATGGAAAACGGTCTCAACATGCTTATTCTGTTGGGATTTTCTATAATATTCAGTGATGTGTTTGCCTTTGTCATAGGAGGATTTTTTAAGCGAATACATTTTTTGGACAAATATACAATTGCCAAAAACATAAGCCCTAACAAAACATTTGCGGGGGTGACAGGAAATATTCTCGGCGCAGGCATAGGGATATGGATCAGCAGATTTGCAGTCATGGAGTTCAGTTTCAGGTCTCTGGCCGTACTGTCTTTCGTCATTGGTGTCGGAGGTATACTCGGAGATCTGACCGAGTCGACAGTCAAAAGGGCTTTCGGGTCAAAAGACAGCGGGAATCTGGTTCCGGGACACGGAGGGGTGTTGGACAGGATCGACAGTGCGACAAGGATAATAGTTATTTTTTATTATTATGTCCTGATATTCGAGTGAATTTTATAATGACTGATTTTGCGAACGAGATCGCATTTCTGAAATCCCTTTCGTCGGGCCTTTTTAAGTAAGTTTTGTATTTTGAGTGAAAACCCGGGCATGAAAATGACTCAAGGTGAGTGCTTCTTTTTTTTGTCAGTGTTTTACGCATCTTCCTGAAACAGATTATTGAAGAAATCTGGCCCCAAAGAGGCATACCGTAAGTTAAAAATAAAGCGAAGTAAGGGGGGGCCTGGAAATCTTCAAGAAAATTCAGGATTTTTTTCGTTGGACTTGCTCTCATAACCGGAGAACCCACCAGAATCAAATCATACCCGCTAAGATCCTTCGGAGAGTCGTCAACTTTAAAAATGACGCATTCGGCCGTCGCCGAAACAATTTTGGCGATTTTTTCGGTATTGCGGGTCCACGTGTCGTAAATGAGAATAATTTTATTCATTTAAAACCTCTGCTTACAGAATACAGATTCAATGAGTCCGTCGTATATGTTATATTTTTAAATCCGGCTTTTTCCGCCCAGGAATTGATTTCTTTCGGGGAACGTATTTTCATTCGCAGAGGTTTTCTGTTGAAGTCGAGAAACACTTCTGAAACCATCTCCATCTGAAGATGGCCGCATTGGTTCGTAAAAATGATTTCGCCGTTTTCAGGAAGCAGATCATAGATCAGATTAAGTGAATTTTTCACCGACTCGTCGCTCAATATCCAATCATAAAATCCAGAAGAAACCACTACATTAGGCGTTGGTTTGATTCTTTTCAAATGTTCTCTGCGAAAAGCGTCGCCTTCGATGAAAGTGATGTTTTTCAAACCTTTGTCCAAAGCGGATTTTTTACCTTTTGCGAGCCATCTGACGTCTATGTCGGAGCATATAACCTGTACTCCGTTTTCCCCTGATTCCGTCATCGTCTCAATCAGATATCCGGCTGGTCCTGAAGCCACATCGAGAATGATTACCGGGTCCCCCTTTTGCCGCTTTCTTTCTATTATATCTTTGAGATAAGATTTCAAGTTATTTTTTCTTTGCCTTATCGCCTTCCATCCCTGGTTTTCCAGATAATACCTGTCAATCATTTTCCCTATAATGAAATTTCCGTGAGGTTTGTTTGCGTAAATGTATTGGAGCATTTCTCCGGAAGTCAGGCCGTATCTGAAGCTCATGTCGATTCCTTTGCTGATTCTGCCGAATGAGCGGGCGGCAAAGCGCATAATTTTATATCTTGTTTTCATTTTATCTCCTTTGCTGAGGAGATTTCTTTGAAAAGGTTTCTGAGTCTGTTAAAAACAGTTATTTGAGAACCGGCTATACACCAGATCCAGAATAAATCCATTGTCGTAATCCTGACTTTCATGATTTCAGGCAAACCGAGGTCAAAGACATAGAATATGTACTGGGCGGTTGTAAAGATCATCAATGCAATCAGCCTGTCAACTTTGCCCAGGGGTCCGTTGTTCTGCCATGAAAACCCGACTGCCTTTCCGAGAATTCCCGAATAACTCACCAATAGAACAGTGATTGTTGCAAGAAGACCTAATTTGGTGTTGCAAAGAGGAGAAAATGAAATTCCCGCAAAAAGAAAAATGTCCGAATATCTGTCCGGAAAAGCATTTATTATATCTCCTTTTGCCGACAATAAATTTTTCTCTATGGCAATTACACCGTCTAATGTGTTCAGCGTCATTCTTATGAAAACTGCGGCAACGGCAAAAAGGAGCAGATAATGAAACGAGCCTGAGAAAAAGTACAACAAAGGAGTCCCCGCAGAAATAACGAGAGCGGCGTAAGCCAGAGTGTCAGGATTTATGGGGTATTTGGCAAAAGGTTTTAACAGTTTTCTGTATCCGAATTTCAGCCTATACAGCCCCATAGTGTCCTCCTCACATGTTTCTTATTGTTTTTTCGACATATTTTGTAATTTCAGAATAATGGATGTTTCGATCGAACAGCATTTTTTTCCCGAATTTGACTTTAATTTCTCCTCTGGCAGGAAAAAGTCTGCCTTTTGGGAGTACTTTGTCGGTTCCTTCGATTTTCACTGGCACTATTGGGGCTTCAAGGGCAACGGAAAAAAATCCTGTTCCTGCTTTGAATTTTTTGACCTTCGAGGTCCTTGTCCCTTCGGGGAATAAAATCACGCTGTAATTTTTGTCTAACAGTTTGCCAATATATTCAAGATTATCTCTAACCGAGCCCTCTCTGGAAAACGGGAAAATGTTGTACGCCAGAACAGAATAAATGCGAAAAATTTTTCTTAAAAAGCCGCTTTTTTTGTCGAAGAAATAATCTTTTGCCCCGGCTGTCGCTGTTTTCATTTTTAGTTTATATCCAATCCCGTAAAATATGGCAGGTGTATCGAGGTGGCTGAGGTGGTTAGAGACAAAAATCACCGGTTCGTTCAAATTCCCGATGTGTTTTCGGCCTTCTATTTTAATTCTGAAATAGAATTTCAAAAAGAACTCACTCATGAGATTAAGTAATAAACCGATAAATCGCGCGGGTCTTGAGCGGTATCGTGATAATAAACCATTCCCGGTTTTTTCTTCGAAATTTCCTGCTTCGATTAAGTCTTTAAGCGTTTTAACCGTTGTTCCTTTTTTCAAAGAGCCTTCGTCAATGTTTAGATTGAATTCCTGCTCCAGAGCGCAAATAAATTCTAAAAAACGAAGCGAGTCCATACCTGTTTCAGACAAAACAGTTTCATCGGTTATTTTGCCTTCATTTCCCGACAATAAACGGGACAGGATCTCAGAAAATCTGTCTTCAGCGGTGGGGGAAGGATCAGGCGGACCGCCTTCAGACACTTTTTCAATCAATTCCTTCCTTTTGATTTTCATGGAATATGTTCGAGGAATGTCAGCATAATTCATAGAAATCATTTTTTGAATTGTTTGATGAGGCATCAGCTTGGAATTCACGGATGTTTTTAAACCGATCAAGGAAGCGGAAAATCCTTCGGCGAATACTACTACGGCGGTAATTATCTGTTCGCCGCCGGATATCTGACCGAAAACACACGATTCCATGACTCCGTTTTCTTTATTGACAATGCTTTCTAAATCTTCTGGGAATACATTCATGCCGGACTGAGTCACTATCACATTGTTTTTACGGCCCGTTATATGAAGAAATCCTTCCTGATCGAAATATCCGAGATCGTTTGTTTTGAACCAGGCTCCCTCAAAAGACAAACGGGTTTTTTCGGGATCGTTGAAATATCCGGAGAAAACATTGTCTCCTCTCACTAAAATCTCACCTGAAGTTATTATTTTTACTTTTATATCCGGCAAAGCCTTACCCACCGATCCGATTTTTTTTTCACCGGGTCTGTTGCACGATATTATTGGAGAGGCTTCTGTGATTCCGTATCCCTGTATGACTCTGACTCCGAGACGGTCCCAAAACATTTCAGTGCTCTCATCGAGAGGGGCTCCGCCGGATAAAAGCCATTCTAAAGATCCGAATTTATCTGTAATGCTTCTGAAAATTATCTTTCTCATTGAACGGGGAAGTTTGTCGAATATTTTCATGATGGAAAAGAAAAGTTTTTTCTGCGAGTCGCTCTGTATTCTGTTTTCAATATTTTCTTTGAATATTTTCATGTAAGCTGGAACAGTCGCCATAGCTGTTACTTTTTCTTCGGTTAAAGCTTTTTGCAGAACAGAAGGTTTTATGGAATGTGTGAAAATTACCTTGCAACCAAGAAAAAAAGGTATCAGAGCACCGACATTTTGTTCGAAAAGGTGGCTCAAAGGCAACATGGATAAAAATGTATTGCTTGCCGAAAACGGTACTGTTTCAATCATTGAGAGTACGTCGGAAGCCAGGTTTTTATTCGATATCATGACTCCTTTGGGCAGGGAAGTGGTTCCTGAAGTAAAAACGATTTCAAGTATGTCGGCAGGCAGAACAGGTAAGACGGGATTAAAATCGGAAAATCCCTTCAATGAAAAAATATATTCGATAATCAGCGGTTTTAATCGGCTCAGTGAAAACAATTTTTTTCTTGAACAGAAAACAGTTTTTGCCTGGGTCAGTTTTGAAATTTTTAAAATATAATTTTCATCCATTGAATGATCAAGAGGAACAATTATTATACCGGAAATCGAACAAGCGAAAAAAAGAGAAATCCACTGAGGGGAATTTTCCGCGCACAAAATGATTTTATCTCCCTTTTTATATCCAAGAGAATCAAGATAACCGGCAATTCTGAAAACCCGGCGGCGAATCTCGCCGTATGAAAACTCTTTTATTCTGTACTCTTTATAATGGACGTATGCGGTATTGCTCTCATGACGGCAGACCGAACAAAGGAACAGGTCGCGAATCGTATTGATATTTTTGTACGGATCGGTTATCGATTGTCTCAATTAATTTGTCTCTGGTTGCAGCATTATCTGATTTTACTGTCAAGAAAGGCATAAGAAAAACGAAAAAGAGCTGATTTTGACAAAAATCGGCAAAAGAAGCTATCATTGCTCAAAGAGAAGGAGAATATCATGAGGGAAGATTTTTATTGCGCACTGGTGAAAATTGAAAAAATATTGTCTGAGGAAGCGACCAGGGACGAAAAACTGGAAGAAATATGCTGTCTTCTGTCGGAAACATTTCCGAATTACAATTGGGTGGGTTTTTACGTAGCTCAGAACGACAATTCACTGAAATTGGGTCCTTTCAAAGGAGCGCCGACCGAACATAAAATGATTCCTTGTGGAAAAGGAGTGTGCGGTCGCGCAATCCAGGAAAAAAGAACACTAATCATTGACAACGTGGATTTGGAAGAAAATTACCTTAGCTGCAGCTCATATGTTAAATCAGAAATAGTGGTGCCTGTTTACAAAGAAGGAATCATCGCGGCCGAGCTTGACATAGATTCTCATTCTGAAAAAGCTTTCGGCGGTGAAGACAAGGAATTTCTTGAAGCGGCAGCGCGAAGAATCAGCTCCGTATTCTGAAAGGGGCCCGTTTAAGCAAAAAAAGAAAAAAAGCCGACGGCAAATATAACCGCCGGCTTTTTTTATTATGAAATCAGCAGACGTCGAGTCCTTCAAGTTTTTTATAGTAATTGTATCTGCGGGTCACGGCCTCCTGAGCTTTGTCGAGGAGCAATTTCGCCCGATCCGGCATTGTCGTTTTCAGTGAGCGGTATCTGTTTTCGTTGTATGCGTATTCTTCAAACGGAATTTTTATTTCTTTGGGGGCGTCAATTACAAGCGGGTTTTTCTTCTGATCGCAAAGGGAAGGATTGTATCTGTATAAGATCCAGTAACCTGAATTGACTGCGTTCAATTGAGCTTGTCTCGCTTTCCTCATGTCAATTCCGTGGTTAATGCAGTGAGAATAAGCTATCACGAGCGAAGGACCGGGGTAGCTCTCGGCTTCAGTAACTGCTTTTATCGTCTGATTATAGTTGGCCAGCATCGCTACCTGAGCAACGTAAATGTAACCGTAGCTCATCGCCAGAAGACCGAGATCCTTTTTGGGGAGAGGTTTCCCCGCCGCGGCGAATCTCGCCGTTGCGCCCAGAGGTGTTGCTTTTGACATCTGTCCGCCGGTGTTCGAATAAACTTCCGTGTCGAGAACCAAAACGTTGACGTTTCTTCCGCTGGCGAGAACGTGATCGAGACCGCCGTAACCTATATCGTATGCCCAGCCGTCACCACCGAAGATCCAGACGGATTTTTTTACGAAATAATCGAGAAGTCCGTAAAGCCTGTTGCTCCTGTCGTCGTCATATTCGGGGAGAAGCCTGCGGAGTTGCGAAATATAATCCCTTACCAATTCGATGCTAATCTGATTTTCCTGTTTTTCTTCAATAACGTTCTTGAGAATCTCCTTGAGTGAGTGGTTCTCTTTTATCATGTCGCCGGCAAGTTCAAAAGCAGTCTCTCTGAGTTTGTCCGATGCGAGGAACATTCCGTATCCGAACTCTGCGTTGTCTTCGAAGAGCGAATTACTCCAGGACGGGCCTCTTCCGTCGTTCCTGACTGTGTAAGGTGTGGTGGGCAAATTGCCTCCGTATATTGACGAACATCCGGTCGCGTTTGCTATAAGCGATCTGTCTCCGTATAGCTGAGTGATAAGTTTTATGTAAGGAGTTTCTCCGCATCCGGCGCAAGCTCCGGAAAACTCGAACATCGTCGGAAGAAGCTGTGTGCCTTTTAGGGAACTTCTGTCAATGAATTTTTCGTCTGTTTCAGGTATGGAGAGGAAAAATTCGAAATTGGCTTTCTCCGCTTCTCTGTGTTTTATAAGTTTTTCAAATTCAATTGTCCTGTATTCCGTTCTGTTTCCTTTTTCGTCTTTACGTCTTCCGGGGCAACTTTCGATGCAAAGACCGCAACCGGTGCAGTCTTCGGGAGCAACCTGAACGGTCCAAAGCATGTCAGGAGACTGTTTGGACTGGACGCTTCTGAAAGACG from candidate division WOR-3 bacterium carries:
- a CDS encoding phosphatidate cytidylyltransferase translates to MPGWRTFLNAINNPLDNPLFSPVVIRLFFVFVFTFPLVIVFNLHNIKGIFASNIWKRYYAFFFIAPLYLAAIFISGVFSLIFLFIVMYLSLCEFRKMSGIPIYYHIVSVILAGLTTIIAFRLEPYFYSLPVIYFTVLSFIPVCMNEGKDAFKNVSYALFANIWINFSLSHFILTGYMENGLNMLILLGFSIIFSDVFAFVIGGFFKRIHFLDKYTIAKNISPNKTFAGVTGNILGAGIGIWISRFAVMEFSFRSLAVLSFVIGVGGILGDLTESTVKRAFGSKDSGNLVPGHGGVLDRIDSATRIIVIFYYYVLIFE
- a CDS encoding class I SAM-dependent methyltransferase family protein, whose product is MKTRYKIMRFAARSFGRISKGIDMSFRYGLTSGEMLQYIYANKPHGNFIIGKMIDRYYLENQGWKAIRQRKNNLKSYLKDIIERKRQKGDPVIILDVASGPAGYLIETMTESGENGVQVICSDIDVRWLAKGKKSALDKGLKNITFIEGDAFRREHLKRIKPTPNVVVSSGFYDWILSDESVKNSLNLIYDLLPENGEIIFTNQCGHLQMEMVSEVFLDFNRKPLRMKIRSPKEINSWAEKAGFKNITYTTDSLNLYSVSRGFK
- a CDS encoding CDP-alcohol phosphatidyltransferase family protein, which translates into the protein MGLYRLKFGYRKLLKPFAKYPINPDTLAYAALVISAGTPLLYFFSGSFHYLLLFAVAAVFIRMTLNTLDGVIAIEKNLLSAKGDIINAFPDRYSDIFLFAGISFSPLCNTKLGLLATITVLLVSYSGILGKAVGFSWQNNGPLGKVDRLIALMIFTTAQYIFYVFDLGLPEIMKVRITTMDLFWIWCIAGSQITVFNRLRNLFKEISSAKEIK
- a CDS encoding AMP-binding protein → MRQSITDPYKNINTIRDLFLCSVCRHESNTAYVHYKEYRIKEFSYGEIRRRVFRIAGYLDSLGYKKGDKIILCAENSPQWISLFFACSISGIIIVPLDHSMDENYILKISKLTQAKTVFCSRKKLFSLSRLKPLIIEYIFSLKGFSDFNPVLPVLPADILEIVFTSGTTSLPKGVMISNKNLASDVLSMIETVPFSASNTFLSMLPLSHLFEQNVGALIPFFLGCKVIFTHSIKPSVLQKALTEEKVTAMATVPAYMKIFKENIENRIQSDSQKKLFFSIMKIFDKLPRSMRKIIFRSITDKFGSLEWLLSGGAPLDESTEMFWDRLGVRVIQGYGITEASPIISCNRPGEKKIGSVGKALPDIKVKIITSGEILVRGDNVFSGYFNDPEKTRLSFEGAWFKTNDLGYFDQEGFLHITGRKNNVIVTQSGMNVFPEDLESIVNKENGVMESCVFGQISGGEQIITAVVVFAEGFSASLIGLKTSVNSKLMPHQTIQKMISMNYADIPRTYSMKIKRKELIEKVSEGGPPDPSPTAEDRFSEILSRLLSGNEGKITDETVLSETGMDSLRFLEFICALEQEFNLNIDEGSLKKGTTVKTLKDLIEAGNFEEKTGNGLLSRYRSRPARFIGLLLNLMSEFFLKFYFRIKIEGRKHIGNLNEPVIFVSNHLSHLDTPAIFYGIGYKLKMKTATAGAKDYFFDKKSGFLRKIFRIYSVLAYNIFPFSREGSVRDNLEYIGKLLDKNYSVILFPEGTRTSKVKKFKAGTGFFSVALEAPIVPVKIEGTDKVLPKGRLFPARGEIKVKFGKKMLFDRNIHYSEITKYVEKTIRNM
- a CDS encoding GAF domain-containing protein, with protein sequence MREDFYCALVKIEKILSEEATRDEKLEEICCLLSETFPNYNWVGFYVAQNDNSLKLGPFKGAPTEHKMIPCGKGVCGRAIQEKRTLIIDNVDLEENYLSCSSYVKSEIVVPVYKEGIIAAELDIDSHSEKAFGGEDKEFLEAAARRISSVF